AGCGGGTGACCCAACCCACTGAATGGTGTGCACCCATGGTCCCGGTTTTGAAAAAGAACACAGGCAAAGCCAGGATATGTGTGGATCTGACAAAACTGAATAAGTCAGTTAAAAGGGAGCACTACATCCTGCCAGTCCCAGATGAGATAACAGCCAAGTTGAGCGGTGCAACAGTGTTTTCTTCCCTGGACGCTGCCAGTGGATTTTGGCAGATTCCACTGCATCCAGACAGCTGCAAACTGACAACATTTATTACGCCGTTTGGCAGGTACTGTTTTAAAAGACTGCCTTTCGGCATAACCAGTGCACCAGAGATCTTCCAGCGGAAGATGCTCGAGACTCTTGAAGGACTGGAAGGTGTGGAAGTCTTCATGGACGACATCTTAGTGTATGGGACTTCAATGGAGCAACATGATGCGCGGCTCGAGAAGGTGCTCCAGCGCGTCGAGTCAGCGGGTTTGAAACTCAACAGAGAGAAATGCTCCCTCAGACAGAGCCAACTACGCTTCCTGGGTCATCTTATTGACCAATCAGGGGTCAGGCCCGACCCCGACAAAGTTGAGGCCATACGCCAGCTACCCCCACCTGAAAATGTGCAGGACCTCAAAAGAGTCCTGGGTATGGTGAACTACCTTGGGAGGTTCGTCCCAGCTCTTGCGACAGTAGGCCGACCACTGTACGAGCTCCTGAAGAGCAAGAACGTCTGGTCCTGGGGCCACTCACAGCAATCAGCTTTTGAGGACATTAAAATGATGCTGACACAGGCTCCAGTTCTCGCCTTTTATGATGTCACGCGGCCCACAGCTGTGTCTGCCGACGCCAGCAGTTTCGGACTGGGAGCTGTACTGCTCCAACTCCATGGAGAAGAGTGGAAGCCGATAGCTTACTGCTCCAGGCGTTTATCTGAGGCTGAGACATGCTATGCCCAGATAGAGAAGGAGTGCCTAGCTGGCGTGTGGGCGTGTGAAAAGTTCGACAAGTATCTATGTGGCCTGGATGAGTTCAAACTCGAGACTGATCACAAGCCGTTAGTGCCACTTATCAATAACCGGGGTCTTGACAATGTCCCTTTAAGATGTCAACGCCTTTTAATGCGGCTCATGAGGTACAAACCAAAGGCTGAATACGTGCCAGGAAAAACCCTCCTCATAGCAGATACTCTTTCCCGAAGCCCACAGACATACACAAAAGAagtgacagatacacacagtgACGTGGAGTGTCATGTGGCCACAGTGATACAGGGCACACCAGCATCGCCGAGCAGAATGGAGAGCATCAAAATGGCCACTGCAGCTGATCGTGAACTACAGTCAGTCATCGAACATGTTAGAAGAGGATGGCCGGAATACAGCGGAAATGTGCCACAGGAGGTCAGAGCATACATGACAGTCAAAAGTGAACTCTCAGAGGCTGATGGGTTGCTCATACGTGGGAACAGGATCATCATTCCACAGTCGCTGAGAACGGACATCTTAAAGAGAATACATGATGGACATCAGGGGCTAATAAAGTGTAGAGACAGGGCAAATTCATCAGTCTGGTGGCCAGGACTTTCTGCagaactgaaaaacacagtgatgtcGTGTCACACATGCCAATGACAAAAGCGAACGCAGGAGAAAGAGCCACTCATCTCAACACCTCTGCCTGATCGTCCATGGAGACGAATAGCCCTCGACCTCTgtgaacacaaaaaaaacaattaccTTGTCGTATCAGACTACTACTCACAGTTCCTGGAGGTGCTGCACCTGCCATCCACTACCAGCACTCAGGTTATTCAGAGACTTAAAGCAACCTTTGCTAGGTTTGGAATCCCGGACGAAGTTGTGAGCGACAATGGTCCCCAATTCTCCAGTGCAGAATTCCAAGAGCTGGCAAGAGAGCTGGACTTCAGACACATCACGTCGAGTCCTCACCATCCTCAAGGGAACGGCCATGCGGAGAGAGCAGTACAGACTGCCAAGAGAATCCTCAGCCAGTAGGACACGCTACTAGCCCTAATGTGCTATAGATCTACTCCCTGTACCACCACAGGAGTCAGCCCAGCAGAACTCTTAATGGGGAGAAAGATCCGAACGACACTCCCCACACTTGAGAAGAATCTTCGGCCTAAATGGCCTAGCAAAAAGACTGTTGAACAGAAAGACGCTGGTGAGAAAGCGAGACAGGCTTTCTATTTCAACCGCCGCCACGGTGCCAGACCTCTCCCACCACTTCAACTGGGAGATGCGGTTTTCACTAAGCTGGATCAGGAAAAGGCCTGGGTGACACCAGCGGTCGTTTCTAAGGAAAGTTTTACTCCAAGGTCTTACCTCATCAAAACACCACAAGGGGCAGTGTTTCGGCGGAATCGTCGCCATCTTCGGGCAGCTATATACTCACCACCTGCGCAGGACACCCCGCCTACACCAGCCGTGAGTGCAGGAGAGACCTCTGACTCAGTTGTCACCCCAGAGACCTTTTCTCCTACCTCGAGTGAAGTCATGACCCTTGCACACACCCCTACACGGGCACCAGGACAGTTTTGCACCAGGGCTGGACGAGTGTGCAAACCTGTCGACAGACTGGATCTGTAGacagaccttttttttcttattgaacCTTTGGGGGTGAATTgggacagagaaaaaaaaggggggggggggagtgttGTCCTGAGTtgactgtgaaaaaaaaagaggaaagaaatgaaagtgacatcacAAATATTGCAGTGTCCTTGTTGAATTTAAGTGTGACACTAATGCTCATGTTACATTGTTTGATGAAGTAGGAGCCAGGAAATTGCATTTTGAGTTTGGGAAGATGTTATTGCAGCCAATTACACTTTTAAGTTGTTTACAGACCTATTACGGTTATGGGAGAAATGTTTAAAAGGTGAATATGTTTGCTAGAGAGGTAACGTTACTAAGCTAAGATGCACTTTATGTTTATGAAAGAGAGGCTAATTTTCTGACTGAGAAATTGTTGTCGAGGTTTGTCGACTGCCATTGCACATGTTGTGTTATTagaaataacataaaaaaaagggggagatgTCATAAATGGATGGTTTCATATATGAAGTAATGTTGACTATTACCACAGTTAACAATGTTTTACGGCAGTGAGGCTGTATGGTAAAAAACACGTATGTTTTGGCGGTGTGAAGAGACCCTACGGCTTGCTGTATGTTGAGATGTGTTGGTGAGAGTTGAGAATAAAGCTGATAAAACGGAGAAAGCCTTCCCTCGATCATTCTACAGTCCGCATTTAGAACATTCAGTTTCTCCTTCAAAATGCTGGAATCCATTTGTGGATTTTCAGCATAGTCTTTGCAGatgatgctgctgttgcagGACTCTCAGATTGAATTATTTTGCAACTCCTGGAATCTATTGGACTTAATGAAATATCGTGTAATTTGTTTAAAATGATCTCAGTGGTAGTACACAGGCTGGTATGGCTGATGGCtttcagtccagtttgttggCAGACTCCTTGAGTACCTGTCATGTCTTCTGAACTATAAATGAAGTTCACACTGCACTGGGTCCAGGGCTATGTCCTTGGACTGTCTGTTTTAACCCCTGTTGATTTCATGTCATCCATTGTTTATTTGGCAGGAACAGTGCACAATACATGCACTATATTTCAGAATTTCTCGATTTCTGGGACAATGATATCCTACTAGCCACACCAAATTGTTAGCAGTTGTGCTAATGTACACTAAATTAAGTGTAAGTGAAGAACACTAGATTATAACCACACACCAAATTTACACGTTGTCTAACAAGGAAGCATTAAATAGTCAGAAAGATGTCAATACGTTATGTTTTATGTTACATCATTAGGGCTGCGACGATTAGTCGACGTTGTCGACAAAAATCGATAACAGAAATAGTCGACAATGAATTCCATTATCGACTATTGTCGCTAGACGCATTTTTCCAACAGAGTGAGGCATCTTACTTGATTATAATTTCTGCCGAGAGTCGCAAtagcgtctctgtctctgagcggTAATATACATGTACGGAAATGGCGGTGTCAACAGGTACGCGTACCAAAACTTCTAAAGTTAGGGAGCAGTTTAGCCTGGATACGGCGAATAAAAAGACTACTCGCAAGGATTGCAAACCAGACCTTGCGTATCATGGCAATACCTCGGTGATGCCcgaacatttaaagagaaagcaCGTCGGGCAGTTGAACGAAACGGACTCTGACTCGCCTCGGTAAGATTCAAGTAACATTCAAGCCAATACGGTTTTTATCCGCTCCCAGAAGAGAGCAAGTCTCACACGAGACCATGTTGATATGCTGACTTTTCTTAGTATGAATAAACTGAACGACATAGCCTAAGCCTAATGTTGATTTTAAACCTGGTCTGTCCACCATGACAGGTTTGTGTCCAGGTTATATCACACAGTCCATGTTTACAACTTGAATATGGACAACTCTGAATGCTTATTTTCAGCCGTGTATCTACAAACGTCAGTTGTTAAAACCGTTAGATTTCAGACTGTtgagaaagaaatgtaaagttctTTTGCAACAGACTGTGCAGTTGACCACTGAATGTACTTCACAAAATGCAcataatatttgttttatttactgttcTACTGCTGCTAATGAGCCTGTTCTTggtttacaggaaaaaaaaaaaaaaaagtttacttgattttaatttattatttatttatttgcctgtccctaaaaacagacaaaaaaaagacagaggtttatttatttatggatttatGTCTACTGACTGAGCACTGTGCCTAATTGGTTTTAGacaggacatttttatttaatttttgtaCGAATCCGCAGTATGTTCaataaaagatgtatttttcattgtacccatctttcttgtgtttattatcatttgccacataattaaatcaacttcatgctaaatttaagaaaaaattaataattatccGATTAGTCGACTAATCGTTTCAATAGTCGGTGACTAGTCGACTATTAAAATagtcgttagttgcagccctagatGACACTTAACGTTGGCCTCTGACTTATGATGCTTTCTGATGCAATCAGGTGTGCTGCACGCGGGTGTCTGTAGATCAGATGACTGTTTGTCACAGTATGCAGTGTATGGACCATATTCAGTCCTCTGTCTTCAGTTTTAATGTGTATGTCAGTGTCTGAGGTGATTTTTGTAAACTGGTTTGTgaagcaaacacaaatatattcCAGCTGTTTAACTGCCTGTATTTTCCTGATGTCTTATTCTAAATTAAGCAGCGTATTGTTACAGTTTTGTGTCATGCCTCCTTAAATTCTGTTGGATCCACAGTATGTGTCATCgacttgatgatgtcatgaagcTGTGCTGTGAGTTATTTGCCAATACACAAATCCAGACCACGGTGAAAGGCTCAGGCAAGGGAGCAGCGGCGGCTGGGGGACTGGCCTTCGCCGGAGGGTTGGTCGGCGGTCCTCTTGGAATAGCAGTCGGTGAGTAGAAAAATCAAACACCTGGACTGTTTTGTACGGTATGGAGGCCAAAAATGGCTGTGATAATGTCTCATAAGAAAACACTGCTTCCAGAAcaccatctgtgtgtgctggcatGGCACACCTGATCTGTGATGAcctttgctttctgtctttaaCAGGTCGATTGTCTCGTTATCTCAACATGAACCTTGTTTCAAcataacaaaataattaactTGTGTTCTCCAGATGAGCAACATTTAGAAAGACTGACTTGGCCGATCTCAGCTTCCATACGTTAGTCACTACTGGCACGCTTCATGCGTGTATAATGTGCAGTATTTACAGAAGCAAATGCTTCACTGCAAACAGTTATGGTTTTTCAGACCAGTGTTGCTAAATTTCACACGTTCGAACCCCTCCTCCCCTGCAGGCGGTGCTGTCGGAGGCCTTCTGGGCTACTGGCTGACCCGTGGACAGTTCAAACCACTGCCGCAGATCATAATGGAGCTCAGTCCTCAGCAGCGGCTGAAGCTTTATCATGACCTTATGGCCATCCTGGGAGACATTCAGTGGACAGATTTGGCTCAGCTGACCGCTCTAGTGATGGGCAACGCCAGCCTGAAGCAGCAGCTAACAGGCGCCCTCCTCGGGTATATCACCAAGGAGCTCCAGGCAGAGGTGCACTATGTGGATTAGCTTCTGTGGAAAAGCTGGGATGACCTGACTTAGGGACCCACATGCTCAGGAGTCTTTGATAAGAATATGAACTGTGAAGCTGGAGAGATGTGAAATCACATATTGTATAATGGCTCAGACACCGTCACACTCCTGGTAACAGAACCACTGGTTAATAAGAGCTGAGCACATTACTGTGAATTACAACAGCTGTGTAACAGAGTTAATTTATTATTGGAAGGGCACTGGAAagaattatttattcattaagcCTCGCCTGCCACTGATAATCATGTTTTCCTTAAGTTACTCTGAATTAAGCTCTGACTGAGTGCTTCAGCTACGATGAAGTAGCAGTTCTTAAATAAAAACCATGATGCATTGAGTGAGTGCCAACTGTACAGTgggaaacattttgatttgatgtaACTTCACCAGGTTTATCAGGAATCTACCAGCATCTGTGCACAGTGTGTTGTTTTGCCGACGCTGAGTCAGTTGAATCTCTATTGCTTTAAATGATTTcatcaattaaaaataaatgtgtctgAAATTGTCAGTGGCTTTTCTTGCTCATCCCATCCAGATCATTGTGCTCCTCAGGGTTCCCATGCCTCATGTGATTCATAGGTGTCTGCTGAGCACTCAGAAGTCTAATAACCTTATATAAGCATGAAACAGGCTCCTTTGGAAAAGCTACTGTCCCCTCCAGCCAATCTTAAAAAACACCTTCCATGCATTTattctgtttgcatgtattaCCCACATGCTAGCTTGTTTTGAGGCTCTGACCCCACTACATCTTTAGTAGCCTCTTAATGTAGCTCTATAACCTCCAGGATTGTGCTTCTGGTTGGCTTTGCTGTCAAAAGCAGTAGAGGTCCTCCGTACAGAGCAGAACTCAGGCTGGTGACTTCTTTTTGAAGTGaagcctttttaaaatgtcGTTCCATTCCCCTTTTGCAGTTGTGGATCCATGCTGCATTTTTGGCTCTGCCTTTCACATAGTTTTCATTTTAGCATCTTCTGCCTTCAGCTCTTGGCTGACATTAGTtctgttttgcttcattttcatgtCCAGCACTCTGTAACTGACCCTTTTTGTGTCATGTTATTTACAAAATACTAAAAGTAGTGCAGATTGAGAGAAACCCATTGAGATACAGTGCTTTGCAATGAATCAGTGACATCAAGCTCAAAACTCAAAAGTTAATGCTTTGCAGAACCACCTTTGCTGCAAGCTGTCTCTACCAGCTTTGTACATATAAACTGCAATTTTGGCACATTCTTCTCAGCAAAATAGATTAAACTCGCTCACATTGGAAGACAAACACCTGAACAGCACTTTCCAGTCAGACTGGGCTTTGACTGGGCCATTGTAACACATTGACATCCTTTGCCTTCCTGTATATCTCTGGCTGTAAGCTTTGTCCTGCTGGAAGGTAAACCTCCACCCCAGTCTCAAGTAGACTGAAACAGGTTTTCTTAAACAGTTTCATTTAATTCTTGTACTTGGCTCCATCCATCTCACCCTCAGTCCTGACCAGTTTCCCAGTACCTGCTGATGAAAAGCATCCCTGCTTCATGCTGCCACCACTGTTTCACCTCAGGGATGCTGTGCTCAGGGATGCTGTGCTTGGGGTGATGTGCAGCGTAGCATCACATTTTGCAACAGAGCCACAAAGTCCAATTTTGGTTTCATCTGATCAGAGTACCTTCTGCAACGTGTCTCCACATGACAAACTGCAAACAGGATTTCTTCATGGCTTTCTTCGCGCCACTCTTCCACAGAGCTCAGATTTGTGGAGTGCATGATTGGCAGTTGTTCTGTGGACAGATTCTTCAACCTGAGCTGTGGATCTTTCCAGCTCGagagcagtgtttcccaaccactgtgtgtgtctttcttcaattcctgcaagaatatcagctttgtgttcaactgAACAGGCCCAGGTTACACTAAGTAAATTGACGCCagattttcagtgtatttcaataaatatactttttgtgacatttatgTTTGGTGGTGCACCTTCTGATTTTTCTAAAACCTCTAAAAGGTTGGAAAACGCTGCTCTAGAGTTACCATTGGCCTCTTGGTTGCTTCTCTGATTAACGCTCTCCTTGTCCATCAGTTTAGGTCGACAGCCTTCTCTTAGTAGATCTGCTGTTGTGCCACAGTCTTTCCATTTTGTAATGACGGATTTAATGGTGCTCTGTGAGACAGTCAAAGCTTGGGATACTGTTTTTATAACCTAATTCTGCTTTGTACTTCTCCACAACTTTAACTCCAACCTGTTTGATGAGCTCCTTGGTCTCTGTGATGCTATTTGTTTGGTAATGTTCTCGAAGAAGGTCTGAAACCTTTACAGAACAGGTGTATTTATAGTGAAATTAAACTGCACACAGGTGGACTAATTATGTgactaaaataaaaagaaaatccatAATTTGTAgttgaaacatgacaaaatgtaGAAAGGTCCAAGAGGGAATACTTATACACATCAGTTTAACTCGGTCATGGAGGTggagatatttatttattagtgaataaataaactttttGCCACTTCAAACTCTAAAGCCGTCTAAAAATACATATtacagagaggaacagagacggACCTCCAGGGTTTATCCCACCACGACCGTTTCGTCATCAGGGAACTCATAGTAGGGAACCTCCAGGTTCAGAGGAGCAGGTCCCTTTCTTATTCTTCCTGAAGCGTCATAGTGGGAGCCATGGCAGGGACAGTAGTAGCCTCCGAAGTCTCCGGCGTTAGCGATGGGCACACATCCCAGATGGGTGCACACACCAAGGACGATGACCCAGCTGGGGTTAATCACTCTGTCCTTGTCATGTTGGGGGTCACGCAGCTCCCCGATATTCACGGACGCCTCTGTGGCGATTTCTTTCTCTGTGCGGTGACGGACAAACAAGGGCTTTCCTCTCCACTTGAAGGTCATGTTTTTGCCTTCAGGGATGTCAGCCAGCTTGATCTCAATCTTGGATAAAGCCAGGACATCTGCTGATGCACTCATTGAGGAGACAAACTGGGAGACCACTGTCTTCGCTGCATAGACGCCAACCACAGTGGTGGCTCCAGTGACAAGGTAAGAGAACAACCTTCTCCCCTCACTGCTGCCCTGGGAGGACTTGTTCGGGTCGATGACCTCTTGCCGACGGTAATCCGTGAAGTCAGGAATCTTAATATCTGTGTGGGCAAGGCGGATTCCTCCAGGAGCTGGAAATGAGACATATGATGCAGATTTTAAAGTCCAAAGCAGCTGATGAACAAACTGATTGTAAATTACAGAGTATCctagaaaaacatttcaaaggaTGCTGTTCATGCTTCATAGTCCGCATTTAGAACATTTAGTTTCTCCTTCAAAATGCTGGAATCCATTTGTGGATTTTCAGCATAGTCTTTGCAGatgatgctgctgttgcagGACTCTCAGATTGAATTATTTTGCAACTCCTGGAATCTATTGGACTTAATGAAATATCGCGTAATTTGTTTAAAATGATCTCAGTGGTAGTACACAGGCTGGTATGGCTGATGGCtttcagtccagtttgttggCAGACTCCTTGAGTACCTGTCATGTCTTTTGAACTATAAATGAAGTTCACACTGCACTGGGTCCAGGGCTATGTCCTTGGACTGTCTGTTTTAACCCCTGTTGATTTTATGTCATCCGTTGTTTATTTGGCAGGAACAGTGCACAATACATGCACTATATTTCAGAATTTCTCGATTTCCGGGACAATGATATCCTACTAGCCACAACAAGTTGTTAGCAGTTGTGCTAATTTACACTAAATTAAGTGTAAATGAAGAATACTAAATTAAAACCACACACCAAATTTACACGTTGTCTAACAAGGAAGTGTTAAATAGTCAGAAAGATGTCAATACGTTATGTTTTATGTTACATCATGCAGCTCAACCGCTTCGTTACCGACTCCGGCCACGTCAGTCCTCGGCCTTACCAGCAGCGGACAACAGCTCCTTCGCTTCAACGAACACCAGCTTTTTAGCTGTGTGTCTTGTCGCCTGTAGGTACGGGGAAAAAGCCCCGGTTCGAGTGACTATGGACATCATTTTTGCCCAAAATAGTACACCTCCACCCGCCGCTGCGGACACGACCTTCGGCACGGTAACAAAGCTGCCGTTCGTCCCTGTAAGCGGCTTCACCAGAAACCGGCTCCTGCTCTACAACGTTCCGCATTACGTGAGTCTGACCACCGCAGTGTCCCTTTCGTTTTTTCTAATATGTTGCcttattgttgtgttttacagataGTAATCAATATCACAATTACACTTACTGTATTTCGTGTTGAAATTTGATGAGACTTTGATCCAAAGTGGTAGAAACCACATATAAATTTAAAATGACGGCTGATTTGGTACAGGCATTTGTCTTAGCCAACTGTATTCCGGGGTCCTCGCGTGTAAACAAGGGTCCTATGAGCTACACAATGGTAacctgagagaaagaaagaaaaaaaaagaaaaaaaaaagaaaaatgaaaataccaaaaagaaaacttttccCTCTAATTATCTTTGTGTATGTGGCATTTTCACTCTACGCTGCGTACAATGTCTTCTTCAGTCcagtctttttgtctttagcccaggtggGACGCTTCTGACGCcgtctcttgttcaagagtggcttgacacaaggaatgcgacagctgaaacccatgtcttgcatacgtctgtgagtggtggttcttgaagcactgactccagctgcagtccactctttgtgaatctcccccgcagttttgaatggattttgtctcactatcctctccagggtgcggttatccctattgcttgtacaccTTTTTctacatcttttccttccctttgcctttctactaatgtgcttggacacagagctctgtgaacatccagcctctttagcaatgaccttttgggacttgccctccttgtgcaaggtgtcaatgatcgtcttttggacaactgtcaggtcagcagtcttccccatgattgtgtagcttacagaactagactgagagaccatttaaaggcctttgcaggtgttttgagttaattagctgattagagtgtggcatCATTTTTGCCCAAAATAGTACACCTCCACCCGCCGCTGCGGACACGACCTTCGGCACGGTAACAAAGCTGCCGTTCGTCCCTGAAAGCGGCTTCACCAGAAACCGgctcgtcttcttcttctctcggATTTTTGGCGAATCGTAAACAGCTGAAAGGTGCAtaccgccacctactgtacAAGCAGAAACCGGCTCCTGCCCTACAACGTTCCGCATTACCGAAGTGTCCCTTTCGTTTTTTCTAATATGTTGCCTTATTGATGTGTTTTACGGATAGTAATCAATATCACAATTACACTTACTGTATTTCGTGTTGAAATTTGATGAGACTTTGATCCAAAGTGGTAGAAACCACATATAAATTTAAAATGACGGCTGATTTGGTACAGGCATTTGTCTTAGCCAGCTGTATTCCGGGGTCCTCGCGTGTAAACAAGGGTCCTCTTACAAAATATGGAGACTAGCTACACAATGGTAacctgagagaaagaaaaaaaaaaagataagaaaaatgaaaataccaaaaagaaaacttttccTTCTAATTATCTTTGCGTATGTGGCATTTTCACTCTACGCTGCGTACAATGTCTTCTTCAGCACCAAAGTAATCTCTCGCGTTCACAGGGTGGTGAAGAAAGAGACAGGAGCACCCTCGGGTAATTTCACTTAAACACCGCCGTTATCGAGGTTCTTTTACATACAAGCTGCTGCTTAAATTCTGTAAAATTggcagtttttcctttttatggTACTTAAAGAAAATCCATGCCCGTAAGACGAATGCAAATTCTGTGTGATCTTTGCAGGCGGTGTCAGAGATGGCGGTGCTGCTCCATTTCTCGCAGATGATTGGAATCCGTGGGAGGATGAGCAGGTGGAGTACAACTCTGCTCTCAATAAGAGGAGAGAGGCCTTCAAACAGCACCTGGGTCGAATTGACAAGAACAACCCCAAAAGATACAGGGTCCAAATATGGGGGAAGGCTGCCATAGGTAAGGCATGGTAGTATGAGATGTCATTAAGCTTTCACGGGTCTGTGTTGTGGTTTGAGCATTAAATGTCAATACTGTGACTCTGCAGTGACAAGTTTTCATCTGCACATGCGCATTCACGTGTATGTAAAAAATATTCTCTCATAAGGGGATACTGAAATAGATCAAATTAGAAGCTGTTATTACATTTTTCTAAGCTTTTGAGTTCATGTGGTTGTCATGTGTACATATAGAACTCTACAAGTGAACACAATATTATTCATCTGATATACTGTAAAAGCTTTATAACTAACAGCCTGAGGAAAAACACTATGTTAGTAGCCCCTGCAGTGGGGACATGCAATATTAAACCTTACGGAACTCAGATGATGGGAAAAAAACCCCAAATACTTTTCAAATTCTGATATGTGTGTGGTGAGGATGTGGAGAAGTTGAATATACATTAAAAAGTAATGTATGAATAATTAGATTTGTTAAATGAATGTGTCAAATATAGCTAGCTGTGTAATTACAGATGGCAGGAAGATACTGCACTTTGGTGATGAAGGTGAACAATGATTACACTGGCAAAACTGTATTTTACAAGAGCTTTCAACAATAGAATAGatcttaaaaaaacataataaaaatgatatAGTCAGTGTTAATAAGAAAGTGTTTGAGTGTCAACCAATTTTAAAGAAGTCGAAGATTGGT
This sequence is a window from Chaetodon trifascialis isolate fChaTrf1 chromosome 10, fChaTrf1.hap1, whole genome shotgun sequence. Protein-coding genes within it:
- the LOC139337807 gene encoding protein C19orf12 homolog, with protein sequence MAVSTGTRTKTSKVREQFSLDTANKKTTRKDCKPDLAYHGNTSVMPEHLKRKHVGQLNETDSDSPRMCHRLDDVMKLCCELFANTQIQTTVKGSGKGAAAAGGLAFAGGLVGGPLGIAVGGAVGGLLGYWLTRGQFKPLPQIIMELSPQQRLKLYHDLMAILGDIQWTDLAQLTALVMGNASLKQQLTGALLGYITKELQAEVHYVD
- the LOC139337517 gene encoding cytochrome b-c1 complex subunit Rieske, mitochondrial-like, translating into MMSIVTRTGAFSPYLQATRHTAKKLVFVEAKELLSAAAPGGIRLAHTDIKIPDFTDYRRQEVIDPNKSSQGSSEGRRLFSYLVTGATTVVGVYAAKTVVSQFVSSMSASADVLALSKIEIKLADIPEGKNMTFKWRGKPLFVRHRTEKEIATEASVNIGELRDPQHDKDRVINPSWVIVLGVCTHLGCVPIANAGDFGGYYCPCHGSHYDASGRIRKGPAPLNLEVPYYEFPDDETVVVG